The Stratiformator vulcanicus genome has a segment encoding these proteins:
- a CDS encoding potassium channel family protein has product MILLLLALTAVGVLGFRIIEGARWLDCLYMTIITLTTVGYEETISLSSTGKLFVITYLVCGLGVFTYSASTLGQWIVNAQLQRVLGQRQMTRAIDELSKHFIVCGCGQMGQTMCTYLESHDREFVVVDVDEERLEEVCADRGWLYVTGDSTDDDVLVTAGIDRAVGLSTVLPTDADNVYVVLSARMLNADLQIVARATGDKAIQKLERAGATRVVSPLASGAMRMARFMVNPSVEEFLEIAEGRDSELRLIELQIDAESPFVGQRLAETDLRSRGMMVVAIRRQSGELLMPPEGSATIELHDRLFAFGTTAGVGELAGETSEA; this is encoded by the coding sequence GTGATCCTGCTGCTGCTGGCATTGACGGCAGTCGGCGTGCTCGGTTTTCGGATTATCGAGGGGGCTCGCTGGCTCGACTGCCTCTATATGACCATCATCACTTTGACGACTGTCGGCTACGAAGAGACGATCTCGCTCAGTTCAACCGGGAAGTTGTTCGTCATCACGTACCTGGTCTGCGGTCTCGGCGTCTTCACCTATAGTGCGAGTACGCTGGGACAATGGATCGTCAACGCCCAACTGCAACGCGTCCTCGGACAACGCCAAATGACCCGCGCCATCGACGAACTCTCCAAGCACTTCATCGTTTGTGGCTGCGGCCAGATGGGGCAGACGATGTGTACGTACTTGGAAAGCCACGATCGGGAATTCGTCGTTGTCGATGTCGATGAAGAGCGGCTCGAAGAGGTTTGCGCGGATCGCGGTTGGTTGTACGTCACGGGAGATTCGACCGATGACGATGTCCTCGTGACCGCCGGCATCGACCGCGCCGTCGGCCTGTCGACGGTGCTTCCGACTGACGCCGACAACGTCTACGTGGTGCTGTCGGCGCGGATGCTGAACGCCGACCTGCAAATCGTGGCCCGCGCGACCGGTGACAAGGCGATTCAAAAATTGGAACGGGCCGGGGCGACGCGGGTCGTCAGCCCGCTCGCCAGTGGCGCGATGCGAATGGCTCGCTTTATGGTGAACCCCAGCGTCGAAGAGTTTCTGGAAATCGCCGAGGGTCGTGATAGCGAACTTCGCCTGATTGAACTGCAGATCGATGCGGAGAGTCCTTTCGTCGGCCAACGCTTGGCCGAGACCGATCTTCGCAGCCGCGGGATGATGGTCGTCGCTATTCGGCGTCAGTCCGGGGAACTGCTGATGCCGCCGGAGGGTTCGGCGACGATCGAACTCCACGACCGCCTGTTCGCATTCGGCACCACCGCCGGCGTCGGCGAATTGGCCGGCGAGACGAGCGAAGCGTAA
- a CDS encoding GAF domain-containing sensor histidine kinase, giving the protein MSAPQLLPKSQYFWPSVRGQMNGIVLDSVRDASLAFTAVMFLFATLEPVLIDDKWVGLVVALDLLVGVLAATTFAAIKFGRPSPKFAHAICFWLGVLAVFKICAQQTFRPDLHAAQHLSIVMVAVGSIMLSMAWLSAFLPLAIGCWFGVGLAVAPEMVIGSECFVVLSAAIVSLLISVIRIRSSVAVLDFRRLESRKRSSLTLESQQLRRLNEISRRFLLTEPGEFERRVIEALGTIGRGSDADHAYIIRFTTDTGEARIVHEWCSAEVTPATPLFQDFSVDRFPWILRRLLRGEPICVHDVSKLPDEADIFRETLSQIGSRSFMAVPMVSSVGVWGCLALASRSRFNVWQREQTAVLSMAADVFLGAIERERSREALAKSRERIERLLESNVVGIFSANIDGLISDANDEFLRISGYHRDDLPIHWTEMTPPEWSSADQLKVKEIASTGFASAYEKEYIRKDKTRIPVLVGGALLPGSRGETISFALDLSELKEAEKKINALHGELARSSRLGTLGQIAAGLAHEIHQPLAVISNYSAGGRLRIDAGTLDTPTMRGLFEDIHKHALRAGEILARIRDFVAERDSIREPVDVAKMVDECLYFARFDTREAGVNVHRQIAEGLPPIRCDRTQVAQILMNLLLNAVQAMSDVDEPRELTVRAATGAPGEIEIRVDDTGTGISSDAVSKIFDQFYTSKSKGLGLGLPICLWIAESHGGSLSVETTGPMGTTFLLKLPIDAGTGGAFDGKLRGEDSARGEEKAIAVSGTDS; this is encoded by the coding sequence GTGTCCGCACCTCAATTACTGCCGAAGTCGCAATACTTCTGGCCATCGGTGCGGGGCCAGATGAACGGAATCGTGTTGGACTCAGTCCGCGATGCGTCGTTGGCGTTCACCGCGGTGATGTTTCTGTTCGCCACGCTCGAACCCGTGTTGATTGACGACAAGTGGGTCGGTCTGGTCGTCGCCCTCGACTTGCTGGTCGGAGTGCTGGCGGCGACGACGTTCGCCGCGATCAAGTTCGGGCGCCCGTCGCCGAAGTTTGCTCACGCGATCTGCTTTTGGCTCGGCGTGCTGGCCGTATTCAAAATCTGTGCGCAGCAAACGTTTCGACCCGATTTGCACGCCGCGCAGCATCTCTCGATCGTGATGGTTGCGGTCGGCAGCATCATGTTGTCGATGGCTTGGCTGTCCGCCTTCCTGCCGCTGGCGATCGGTTGCTGGTTCGGAGTCGGACTGGCGGTCGCACCGGAAATGGTGATCGGCTCGGAATGCTTCGTCGTGCTTTCGGCGGCGATCGTCTCGCTATTGATTTCGGTCATTCGGATTCGCTCCAGCGTGGCGGTACTCGATTTCCGGCGACTCGAATCGCGGAAGCGGTCATCATTGACGCTGGAATCGCAGCAATTGCGACGGCTCAATGAAATTTCTCGCCGGTTTCTTCTGACTGAACCGGGCGAATTCGAGAGGCGAGTCATCGAGGCCCTCGGCACGATCGGACGTGGTTCGGACGCCGATCACGCCTATATCATCCGGTTCACGACCGATACCGGGGAGGCCCGCATCGTCCACGAGTGGTGCTCGGCGGAAGTAACTCCCGCCACACCGCTGTTCCAGGATTTCTCGGTCGATCGATTTCCGTGGATTCTCCGGCGCCTGCTCCGCGGGGAGCCGATTTGCGTGCACGACGTATCGAAATTACCGGACGAAGCCGATATCTTTCGCGAGACGCTCAGTCAGATCGGTAGTCGATCGTTTATGGCAGTGCCGATGGTTTCATCGGTCGGAGTGTGGGGTTGTCTCGCGCTGGCGAGCCGCAGCCGATTCAATGTCTGGCAGCGAGAACAGACCGCCGTCCTCAGCATGGCGGCCGATGTGTTTCTCGGAGCGATCGAGCGGGAGCGCTCGCGCGAAGCGTTGGCAAAATCGCGTGAGCGGATTGAGCGGCTGCTCGAATCGAACGTCGTCGGTATTTTTTCGGCCAACATCGACGGATTGATCAGCGATGCGAACGACGAGTTTCTGCGAATCAGCGGTTATCACCGCGACGATTTACCGATCCACTGGACCGAAATGACGCCGCCGGAGTGGTCTTCCGCCGACCAATTGAAGGTCAAAGAGATCGCCTCAACAGGCTTCGCGTCGGCGTATGAGAAGGAATACATCCGCAAGGATAAAACTCGTATTCCGGTTCTCGTCGGGGGGGCGTTGCTGCCGGGGTCGCGTGGCGAAACGATTTCCTTCGCTTTGGACCTGAGCGAGTTGAAAGAGGCCGAGAAAAAAATCAACGCCTTACACGGAGAACTGGCTCGATCATCGCGGCTGGGCACTCTCGGGCAGATCGCCGCTGGTCTGGCGCATGAAATCCACCAGCCGTTGGCCGTGATTTCGAACTATTCCGCAGGCGGACGACTTCGCATCGATGCCGGCACGCTCGACACACCGACCATGCGCGGTCTTTTCGAGGACATCCACAAACATGCGTTAAGAGCCGGGGAAATTTTGGCGCGTATCCGCGACTTCGTTGCCGAGCGGGATTCGATTCGCGAACCGGTCGATGTCGCAAAAATGGTCGACGAGTGCCTGTACTTCGCCCGGTTTGACACCCGAGAAGCGGGCGTCAATGTGCATCGGCAAATTGCCGAAGGGTTGCCGCCGATTCGCTGCGACCGGACGCAGGTCGCCCAAATCCTGATGAATTTGCTCTTAAACGCCGTGCAGGCGATGTCGGACGTCGATGAACCCCGCGAGTTGACGGTCCGCGCCGCGACCGGAGCGCCGGGAGAGATTGAGATTCGCGTCGATGACACCGGCACCGGGATTTCGTCCGACGCCGTGTCTAAAATTTTCGATCAGTTTTATACGTCGAAGTCCAAAGGCCTCGGTCTCGGTTTGCCGATTTGTCTGTGGATCGCCGAGTCGCACGGCGGCTCGCTGTCGGTCGAGACGACCGGCCCGATGGGAACGACCTTCCTGCTAAAATTGCCGATCGATGCAGGGACGGGAGGAGCCTTCGACGGGAAATTGAGAGGCGAGGACTCAGCTCGCGGCGAAGAGAAGGCGATCGCCGTTTCCGGCACCGATTCTTAG
- a CDS encoding trans-sulfuration enzyme family protein, whose amino-acid sequence MNPREQHFQTRCVHVGVDKDPAYNSATTPIYPTSTFYWDDPETTKGYDYTRSGNPTRRALEENLASLEGGIDCRATCTGMSAILAALQLFKTGDHLIAGHDIYGGTYRMLADMLPDLGVEVTFVEMGNPENVRAAIKPETKGIWIETPSNPLMNIVDIEAITAIAKERDLITIADNTFLSPYFQRPIELGVDVVMHSTTKYLNGHSDVVGGAVVTSKPEHAERIGKVVNAMGLGCSPFDAWLVLRGVKTLGPRMEVHERNAGAIAAMLDEHPKVKKVYYPGLPSHPQHELAKKQQRGFGAIISCELDGDVAYVKRALSSAKLFLLAESLGGVESLWEYPDTMTHASMTERARRAAGITPQTIRLSVGIEYVDDLIDDLCTALEV is encoded by the coding sequence ATGAATCCCCGCGAACAACATTTTCAGACCCGCTGCGTTCACGTCGGCGTCGACAAAGACCCCGCCTACAACAGCGCGACGACGCCGATCTACCCCACGTCGACCTTCTACTGGGACGATCCCGAGACGACGAAGGGCTACGACTACACCCGCAGCGGCAATCCCACTCGCCGTGCGTTGGAAGAGAACCTCGCCTCGCTCGAAGGGGGCATCGACTGCCGGGCGACCTGCACCGGCATGTCGGCCATTCTCGCCGCGCTCCAACTCTTTAAGACCGGCGACCACCTCATCGCCGGGCATGACATCTACGGTGGCACCTATCGCATGCTCGCCGACATGCTGCCCGACCTCGGCGTCGAGGTGACGTTCGTCGAAATGGGTAATCCGGAGAACGTCCGCGCCGCGATCAAGCCGGAAACGAAGGGTATCTGGATCGAGACGCCCTCCAACCCGCTGATGAACATCGTAGACATCGAGGCGATCACCGCGATCGCCAAAGAGCGCGACCTCATCACGATCGCCGATAACACCTTCCTGTCGCCCTATTTCCAACGGCCGATCGAACTCGGTGTCGACGTCGTGATGCACAGCACGACGAAGTATCTCAACGGTCATTCCGACGTCGTGGGCGGGGCTGTCGTCACAAGTAAGCCGGAGCACGCCGAGCGGATTGGCAAGGTGGTCAACGCGATGGGGTTAGGCTGCTCGCCGTTCGATGCGTGGTTAGTCCTGCGAGGGGTGAAGACGCTCGGCCCGCGGATGGAGGTTCACGAACGCAACGCCGGCGCTATTGCCGCGATGCTCGACGAACACCCGAAGGTGAAGAAGGTCTATTACCCCGGCTTGCCATCGCACCCGCAGCACGAACTCGCCAAGAAGCAACAACGCGGGTTCGGGGCGATCATCAGTTGCGAACTCGACGGCGATGTCGCGTACGTCAAACGCGCCCTTTCAAGTGCGAAGCTCTTCCTCCTTGCCGAATCGCTCGGCGGCGTGGAATCACTTTGGGAATATCCCGACACGATGACGCACGCGTCAATGACCGAGCGTGCCCGCCGTGCTGCGGGAATCACGCCGCAGACCATTCGCTTGTCGGTCGGCATTGAATACGTCGACGACCTGATCGACGACCTCTGCACGGCGCTTGAGGTTTGA
- a CDS encoding Uma2 family endonuclease yields MATDQLVGMTVEEYLKFERASDLRHEFVNGEIREVTGARRSHNILTSNLIIALGTKSSGRDYEIYPTDMRVRIPGAGYYYPDISISPHPPQLEDEEFDTLLNPIVVFEITSPSTESIDRREKLANYQTIPSLQVYLIVAQDEARIDHYKRLDEDRWQVTISTGLAATVTIDSIGCAISLKEAYHFVLDSE; encoded by the coding sequence ATGGCGACCGATCAACTCGTCGGGATGACGGTTGAGGAATACCTGAAGTTCGAGCGAGCTTCCGACCTGCGGCATGAGTTCGTCAATGGGGAGATTCGTGAAGTGACTGGTGCGAGACGGTCTCACAACATTCTGACGTCGAATCTGATCATCGCTCTGGGAACCAAGTCCTCCGGTCGCGACTACGAAATTTACCCGACCGACATGCGTGTCCGCATTCCGGGTGCCGGTTACTACTATCCGGACATCTCGATTTCCCCTCATCCGCCGCAATTGGAAGACGAAGAGTTCGACACGCTGCTCAATCCGATCGTCGTGTTCGAGATTACATCGCCTTCGACGGAATCAATCGACCGACGAGAGAAACTCGCGAACTATCAGACGATCCCGTCGCTACAGGTTTACCTGATCGTGGCGCAGGATGAGGCGAGGATCGATCACTACAAGCGGCTGGACGAGGACCGTTGGCAGGTGACGATCTCAACCGGCCTTGCAGCGACGGTTACGATCGATTCGATCGGTTGTGCGATTTCGCTGAAAGAGGCTTACCATTTCGTTCTCGATAGCGAGTGA
- a CDS encoding Uma2 family endonuclease, with the protein MATVELQKMTPAEYLAFERASDLRHEFVNGEVREVTGARRPHNLVAGSIFAFLYSTNLEGTFEVYQNDMRVRIPGGSYYYPDVVVTPSPPELEDDYGDTVTNPLAAFEVTSPSTEAIDRSEKLANYQRMESLTDYLIVSQDEVRVDHYRRIDDRRWELTIYDSLDAMLSLSSIKCELPLKKVYERVDIK; encoded by the coding sequence ATGGCGACGGTTGAACTCCAGAAGATGACACCGGCGGAGTACCTCGCATTCGAGCGCGCCTCAGACCTGCGACACGAATTCGTAAACGGGGAGGTGCGCGAAGTGACCGGCGCAAGACGGCCACATAACTTAGTGGCGGGAAGCATTTTTGCGTTTCTCTACAGCACAAATTTGGAGGGGACGTTCGAGGTTTATCAGAACGACATGCGGGTGCGTATCCCCGGCGGCAGCTATTACTACCCCGATGTTGTAGTGACGCCGTCGCCGCCCGAACTCGAAGATGACTACGGCGACACCGTCACGAATCCGCTTGCCGCGTTCGAGGTGACATCGCCCTCGACCGAAGCGATCGATCGCAGTGAAAAACTCGCAAACTATCAGAGGATGGAGTCGCTGACCGACTACCTGATCGTGTCGCAGGACGAAGTACGAGTCGATCACTATCGGCGGATCGACGACCGACGGTGGGAACTGACGATTTACGACAGCCTCGATGCGATGCTTTCCCTTTCGTCAATCAAGTGTGAGCTTCCGCTTAAGAAGGTTTACGAGCGAGTCGACATAAAATGA
- the cysK gene encoding cysteine synthase A: MPVLQDNSEAIGKTPLVKINHLAKGLGATVLAKIEGRNPAYSVKCRIGANMIWDAEKRGALKKGMKVVEPTSGNTGIALAFVCAARGYPLTLTMPESMSLERRAMLRSFGAELILTPAADGMKGAISKAEEMAATGDYFMPQQFKNPANPEIHKKTTGPEIWEDTNGDVDIFVAGVGTGGTITGVSQYWEQVKNTPLHSVAVEPEASPVISGGSPGKHKIQGIGAGFIPDILDTSIIDEVVTVTDEESFETAQRLAREEGITCGISCGAAMAAALKVAAKPENNGKTIVVVLPDIGERYMSTALFEHYRDAAQQAA; the protein is encoded by the coding sequence ATGCCCGTGTTGCAGGACAATTCCGAAGCCATCGGAAAAACGCCGCTTGTCAAAATTAACCATCTCGCCAAGGGGCTTGGTGCGACCGTTCTGGCGAAGATCGAAGGACGAAATCCCGCTTACAGCGTGAAGTGCCGCATCGGCGCGAACATGATCTGGGATGCAGAGAAACGCGGCGCACTCAAAAAAGGCATGAAGGTCGTCGAGCCGACCAGCGGCAACACAGGGATTGCCCTCGCCTTCGTTTGCGCGGCACGCGGTTATCCGCTCACGCTAACGATGCCGGAGTCAATGTCGCTGGAGCGGCGCGCGATGCTGCGGTCCTTCGGCGCGGAATTGATCCTCACGCCGGCTGCCGACGGCATGAAGGGCGCGATCTCGAAGGCCGAAGAAATGGCCGCGACCGGGGATTACTTCATGCCCCAGCAATTCAAGAACCCCGCCAATCCCGAAATCCACAAGAAGACGACCGGCCCGGAGATTTGGGAAGACACCAACGGTGACGTCGATATCTTCGTTGCCGGTGTCGGCACTGGCGGGACGATCACCGGGGTCTCCCAGTATTGGGAACAGGTGAAGAATACGCCGCTGCATTCGGTCGCTGTAGAACCCGAAGCTAGCCCCGTGATCTCCGGCGGCTCCCCCGGCAAGCACAAGATTCAGGGAATCGGAGCCGGTTTCATCCCCGACATTCTCGATACGAGCATCATCGACGAGGTCGTCACCGTGACGGACGAGGAGTCGTTCGAGACGGCTCAGCGACTCGCCCGCGAAGAGGGCATCACCTGCGGCATCAGTTGCGGGGCTGCCATGGCGGCGGCGCTGAAAGTCGCCGCGAAACCGGAAAACAATGGCAAGACGATCGTGGTTGTGTTGCCCGATATCGGCGAACGCTACATGAGCACCGCCCTGTTCGAGCACTACCGCGATGCCGCCCAACAGGCCGCGTAA
- a CDS encoding trypsin-like peptidase domain-containing protein — translation MNAALIVLAVTGAAPDAVLYDFTAKWCGPCRGMEPTIHKLTAEGFPIRQVDVDQRPDLKAKYKIGAIPAFVLIVNGQEVARRVGTATESDLRRMLARVPKVPDIASGRSQVADVRPDGRARTRADIVRDFARNRPPAGRQNSTSQPSRNLFPPVRLASNESSGGLGGGTSMPPVFGAAVESGSTANDRRSSSPQRRLPTSSGQVVRGQSDDSVSAPSLLAKNPLQTTVRIRVKDKDGVNFGSGTIVQSTPGRAIALTCGHIFRGFHDGSEIEVDVFRGSEHKTLAGNVIYFDAEDADVGLISIPIPVSVPVSKVAPLSAHPKPKAIAFSFGCDNGDNPTRRQHRVTRINPYRGADTIECTGTPVKGRSGGGLFDAEGRLVGICIAADSPRDRGVYAGLREIHKLLDKEQMSALYKTGPSRGNDFAANSGGSLETGTQNSRLAELLAEAESADAAPRVPSSRSESSLTSGRGVGGINGEELGAAMSAGEGAEIVCIIKPKNSPGAEPQIVVINRASPKFLQFLRGELPRTANNSGERDAFRTGPENSRATSRQMGTDESSDSPFDQFVTKPSLEAGGPDPTSARIERYVRSADSREEYSTSSSKYDESVIR, via the coding sequence GGAACCAACGATCCATAAGCTGACCGCCGAAGGGTTTCCGATCCGTCAGGTCGACGTCGATCAACGGCCGGATCTGAAAGCGAAGTACAAGATCGGTGCCATCCCGGCCTTTGTGCTCATCGTGAACGGTCAGGAGGTCGCCCGCAGAGTCGGCACCGCCACGGAATCGGATCTGAGGCGGATGCTCGCACGCGTTCCCAAAGTTCCCGACATCGCCTCCGGGAGGAGTCAGGTCGCTGATGTCAGGCCGGATGGCCGCGCTCGGACCCGGGCTGACATCGTTCGCGATTTCGCCCGTAATCGCCCTCCGGCAGGGCGTCAAAATTCAACATCACAGCCGAGCCGGAACTTGTTTCCCCCGGTGCGACTGGCTTCGAATGAAAGTTCCGGCGGTCTTGGTGGCGGAACGTCGATGCCGCCGGTATTCGGTGCGGCCGTCGAAAGCGGTTCAACCGCGAATGACCGGCGTTCAAGTAGCCCGCAGCGCCGCCTGCCCACTTCGTCAGGTCAGGTTGTGCGAGGTCAGAGCGACGATTCGGTCTCGGCCCCATCGCTCCTTGCGAAGAACCCTCTGCAAACGACCGTTCGCATTCGTGTCAAAGACAAAGACGGTGTCAATTTCGGATCCGGAACGATCGTGCAGAGTACGCCGGGACGCGCGATCGCGCTGACCTGCGGCCATATTTTTCGTGGCTTCCATGACGGCTCCGAAATCGAAGTCGATGTCTTTCGCGGCTCAGAGCACAAAACGCTCGCCGGCAACGTCATCTATTTTGACGCCGAGGACGCCGATGTCGGACTGATCTCCATTCCGATCCCCGTCAGCGTACCGGTCTCGAAGGTCGCCCCATTGAGCGCACATCCGAAGCCGAAGGCCATTGCGTTCAGTTTCGGATGCGACAACGGCGACAACCCGACTCGACGCCAGCACCGGGTCACTCGGATCAATCCTTACCGCGGAGCTGACACGATCGAATGCACCGGCACTCCGGTCAAAGGACGTTCCGGGGGCGGGCTGTTTGATGCCGAGGGACGATTGGTTGGTATCTGCATCGCCGCCGACAGTCCCCGAGACCGTGGGGTCTACGCGGGCCTTCGCGAAATTCATAAGCTGCTCGACAAAGAGCAGATGTCGGCTCTCTACAAAACAGGCCCGAGCCGCGGTAACGATTTCGCAGCGAATTCCGGCGGATCGTTGGAAACGGGTACTCAGAACTCCCGCCTCGCCGAATTGCTGGCCGAGGCCGAATCGGCTGACGCAGCGCCCCGCGTGCCCTCAAGTCGATCCGAGTCATCGCTCACATCAGGCCGCGGCGTCGGCGGAATTAATGGTGAGGAACTCGGCGCGGCGATGTCGGCTGGCGAAGGAGCCGAGATCGTCTGCATCATCAAACCCAAGAATTCGCCCGGAGCTGAGCCGCAGATCGTGGTCATCAACCGGGCGAGTCCCAAGTTCCTGCAATTCCTTCGCGGCGAGTTGCCTCGCACCGCGAATAATTCCGGTGAGCGAGATGCGTTCCGCACAGGCCCCGAAAACTCTCGGGCAACTTCGCGGCAGATGGGGACGGACGAGTCGAGCGATTCGCCGTTCGATCAATTTGTAACCAAGCCCTCGCTGGAAGCGGGTGGGCCCGATCCCACCTCTGCCCGCATCGAACGCTATGTCCGCAGCGCGGACTCTCGAGAGGAATATTCCACGTCATCCTCGAAGTACGATGAGTCGGTCATTCGTTAG